The following are from one region of the Brachionichthys hirsutus isolate HB-005 unplaced genomic scaffold, CSIRO-AGI_Bhir_v1 contig_809, whole genome shotgun sequence genome:
- the LOC137915975 gene encoding splicing factor 3B subunit 5 yields MTDRYNIHSQLEHLQSKYIGTGHADTSKWEWLVNQHRDSYCSYMGHFDLLNYFSVSENESKARVRFNLMEKMLQPCGPPGDKPDDP; encoded by the coding sequence ATGACGGACAGATATAACATCCACAGTCAACTAGAGCATCTTCAGTCCAAGTACATCGGCACGGGACATGCTGACACCAGCAAATGGGAATGGCTCGTCAACCAGCACAGAGACTCTTACTGCTCCTACATGGGACATTTTGACCTTCTCAATTACTTCTCTGTTTCCGAGAACGAGAGCAAAGCACGGGTCCGCTTCAACCTGATGGAGAAGATGCTTCAACCATGCGGACCGCCAGGTGACAAACCTGATGATCCTTAG